The Stigmatella ashevillena genomic sequence GCAGGAGCCCGTTTTTTCCACTTAGAAGAGGCGAAGCTGTGAGTCGGGAGCCTCCTCGGCCGCCTCTGCCTCGGAGAGCTGCTTGAAGCCGTGGGCCTGAGCCCACTCCGGACTCGGCCCCGCCCAGCGGAACCGCTCCATGAGCACATAGCCCCGCTCATCGAAGCCGATCCCTTCGGCTTCGAGGCGGTCGCGTTGGTGCAGCCCTGAAGTGGTGATGCGGCCGGTCCGGCCAATGACCCGCTGCCAGGGCACCTCGACGGAACGGGCCCCCAGGGCCCCCATCGCATGGCCCACGATTCGAGCGTCGCAGCCCTCTGCCACGATGGCGGCGACATCCCCGTAAGTGGTCACCTTCCCGGCGGGAACCTGTTCGACGACCTTGTAGATGCGCTCGTAGTAACCGCGCTCATCACTGAGAGACATGGGGCTCCTTGCCTACCGGTGAAAACGCGCGCCGGAAGGCATGTCTTGGGTTGTGCCCCTAAGACACTACCGAGCAGGTCATGTGTCAATCGTGAAAAGGAGCCCTCTGGCTCACTTCGCGGACAGGGAGACGGTCTCCAGGGAAGTCCGTGTCCTGAAACCTTCCTGCTCCGGCTCCTGGGCCTGGAGCACGGGCTCGGCCAGAGAGTAATTGTCGTGTTGCGCGGGGTGAAATCTCGGCCGGAAGTACTGGATGAACAGGCCCAGGGCCCGGGGGGCCATCCGGTGCTTGCCCAGGAGCAGCTCCCGGACATCCCGAAGGGTGCGAAACCGCCAGAGCTGGCGGTCCTGCCTCAGCAGCATGGCCATGCCCACATGGATGAAGCCCGCCACCACCAGGGCTCCCAGCAAGGCCCCCACCAGCCTCAGCAGGTAGGACTTATTCGTCACCTGGAGCAAGTCGAACGCCAGCGACTTGTGTTCGATCTCCTCGGCCGCATGCCATTCCCAGAGTTCGGCCATGGCGGGCTCCGCCTCCTTCAACATGCCCGAGGAGAGGACGATCTCGGCCAGCAAGGCGGTCATGTGCTCGAACCCCGCGATGATGGCGACACAGAGCGTGGGCCCGAACTTCTTCTCGAACAGATCCCTGAAGACGCGCTCGGCCACCTCCAGGTACCGGTCGATCTGGTACCCCTGTGCCTTGAGGTTGGACAGGTACTTCGTGTGCACGAAGGAATGGGTGGCCTCCTGCCCCATGAAGCCACGCACCTGCCGCAGGAACTCGGGATCCTTCAAGTGGACCAGGCGGCCCCGCATCACCCTGCCCATGAAGTCCTCGAAGGACACCACGAAGAGGTTGATGGCGTTGAAGAAGTGGGTCTGCACCGGGCTGCCCTTCAGCCAGTGCTTCGGAATCGACTGGGGGAAGGAAAATGCCGTGCGCCGAGGCCGCACGTTTCCTGGATCGAGCCGCCTGTGCTCGAACCGGGACATGGGTTGAATGAAGACCGTGGACGGCAGTTGCCCCAAGGCGTTCTCGGAGAGCGGGTGAGCGTTCAGCAGTGAGCACCATCATATACCCAGGCTCATGGAAACCTGGGACGCCTGGGCCCCCGTCGCATCCGTCCACACCTTGGGGGTCACTGTCAGCGAAGGGCCCTGAAGGGCCCCCTGGTCTCCAACCTGTCAGGTTCCCCCTACGAGATGCCGTACTTGCCCGGGGCAATGACGCCTTGAGGGTCCAGGGCCTTCTTGAGGCGGCCCAGCACATCGGGAAGCACCTCGAGCCGGGCCATCGCCTCCTCCTGCGCATCGATCGGTGCCCTCGA encodes the following:
- a CDS encoding MGMT family protein, which codes for MSLSDERGYYERIYKVVEQVPAGKVTTYGDVAAIVAEGCDARIVGHAMGALGARSVEVPWQRVIGRTGRITTSGLHQRDRLEAEGIGFDERGYVLMERFRWAGPSPEWAQAHGFKQLSEAEAAEEAPDSQLRLF
- a CDS encoding metal-dependent hydrolase → MGQLPSTVFIQPMSRFEHRRLDPGNVRPRRTAFSFPQSIPKHWLKGSPVQTHFFNAINLFVVSFEDFMGRVMRGRLVHLKDPEFLRQVRGFMGQEATHSFVHTKYLSNLKAQGYQIDRYLEVAERVFRDLFEKKFGPTLCVAIIAGFEHMTALLAEIVLSSGMLKEAEPAMAELWEWHAAEEIEHKSLAFDLLQVTNKSYLLRLVGALLGALVVAGFIHVGMAMLLRQDRQLWRFRTLRDVRELLLGKHRMAPRALGLFIQYFRPRFHPAQHDNYSLAEPVLQAQEPEQEGFRTRTSLETVSLSAK